The genomic stretch TAGAAATGATTATTGAATCAGCAAAAGCGGGGAAATGGTTATATCAGTAAGGGGCGTAATGGCCCCTTTCTTATTTATGCCGTCTGGCGGTCGTTCCATGCATCAGAGAAAATAATATTCCCGTCGTTATGTTTCCACGTAATTTTTTCATACCGCAGTTCAACAGATTCCATGTGATTATCATTTGGATTATCAGAAGCCCCCATCGTTGGGGATATTGAAACAATACGAACCTTTTCTAACATCATATTGAAGTATTCAACTTCTTGTCCGGCATCGTTAATCTGGTACCAGCGAATTTCCGCGGATTCGAGATTTTGGCCCGTCGCAACTGCCTTATAGAGATACGGGCTCGATGAATCGAAATCTTTCACGACGAGCATGGATGAATGCATCCGTGTACCCGTTACTTTTCCGGTGGCACTGTCCGTTGGGATCATCACGTTATGATGAAACCCTTTAACTTCAATACTGTATTCTCTGTCTTTGACGTCCACCGCGCCCTTAATCAGGGCGCCGCCATCATCTTTTAGCCACAGGTAAGCTGGAATAGCCATTTTTCTATCTCCTTATAAAAGTTATGGCTAACTTACTCCAGCCCTGTTTAATCACAAGAAAAAAACCATTTAATTTCATTTATTACAATAACTTATACTAATTACTTATACGTCGCGCACGCTCTTTTTTGCTGAAGAAAACCCAGTCAAACCACACCAACACCCATCCTTTCCCTTGCTTCTTCATAGGTCGGCATCGATGCCGCAGCCCCTGCTCTTTCCACACAAACAGACGCGTAGGCGGAGGCAAATTGCGCGGCTTCGGAGAGCGTGGAACCGGCGGCGAGTTGCGAGGCTAATGCGCCGTTGAAGGCATCGCCTGCGCCGGTGGTATCGACCGGTGTGGCCGGGCAGGCGGCGATGATCTGCGTTTCGCCATTGACGGAGAGCAGCGCGCCCTGCGTGCCGAGCGTGACGATCAATGCCTGAATGCCTTTGGCGTGCAGCGCGTGGGCGGCGAGCTGGGCGGAAGGAATGTCATGCACCTCAATGCCGGTCAGCAATGTGCATTCGGTGGCATTTGGCGTGAGCAAATCGACCTGCGCCAGCAGGTGGTCGGAAACCGGCTGAAACGGCGCGGGGTTGAGGATAATGTACGTCCCGTTTTCCCTGGCGATGTTGATCAGTTTTTCGATAGCCGGAAGGTTATTTTCCAGCTGCGTCAGCAGGATATCGGCGGCGGCTACCGCCGGGCGGCATTGTTCGACTTCTTCGTCGGTGACCGTCAGGTTTGCGCCCGGATCAACGGCTATCATGTTTTCCGCGTCCGCACCGGCGACGTAAATCAGCGCGTTGCCGGTCGGGCATTCGCTGGTGGAAAACAGCGTAACGGCGTCGAAACCGGCGTTGTCGAGATGGCGGCGGGCGAACATGCCGAAGTCATCGCGCCCGACTTTCCCGATGTAATGCACCCGCGCACCGGCGCGCAGCGCGGCGACCGCCTGGTTCGCGCCTTTCCCGCCCGCGCCCATCATGCTGTTGCGCGCAATCAGGGATTCTCCCGGTTTGGGGAAACGCGCCATGCCAGCGACGATGTCGAGGTTGAAAGAACCAAATACGCATACCTTGCCTTTTTTCATGCCTCTCTCCTGAAAGAAAACGGTCGCGACTGCGACTGAAAAACGCGTTGTGCGGCCAGACAGGCACCGCGACAGCCGGTCTCATCGGTGACGGCGCTGAAGTGGATCTTCAGTCCGTTCGCCGGATACGGGCTGCGCAGATGACTGCGCAACTGCTGTTCGAGCTGCGCCAGCGGGAAACTCTCCATCGCCAGCACGCCGCCGCCGAGCACCAGATATTTCGGGTCCAGAATGTTCATTTCACTGGCGACCGTTCGCGCCAGACGCGCTACAAATTCGGTTAAATCCACATGTTCTGCATGACGCACAAACAGTTCGGCGAACGGCGTTTGCGGTGCGTGCTGCCGCGCCCAGCCGGTCAACCAGTTGCCGGACGTCAGTGTTTCGACGCACCCGGTTTTGCCGCAAGGGCACAGCAGCGGATTGCCTGCCAGCGGAATGTGCCCGAGTTCGCCCGCGCCGCCGTGTGCGCCGTGGTAAAAATCACCGTTGATCCACAAACTGTTGCCCAGACCGGTGCCCAGATACAGGCCGACGGCGACATCTGGCAGCGTGTCGTGCTGAAGTAAATCCCACCACATCAGATGGTTAACGTCTTTATCCATCGTCACCGGCAGATGTAGCCGCTGCGCAAGCTGCTCCGCGACCGGCTGATTATCCAGCGCAGATATAAACGGCAGCGATAACACGGTTTGCCGGTCACGGGATAAGATCCCCGGCAAACCGAGCATCACCTGCGCCACCTGATGATGCGGATCCTGCGCATCCAGATACCCGCGGATCAGCGTTTCCAGCCCGCTCAGCGGATCGCTTTGCCCTGCCCAACTTTGCGTCGGGGTTTTGTGGTAGCCGCGAAAATTTTGCTGGCTGTCCATCAGCATTAAACGGGTATTGGTGCCCCCGACGTCCACTCCAAGAAAATGCGGCATACGGCTCTCCTGCCCTCAGGCTGCGTGACGCGCCTGACGCATCTGATCGAGCATTTTGTCCCAGGCAATATCCAGATCGCTGTCGAGCGTAAACAGGCCCGAACTGCCGACGATCAACACTTCCGCGCCCGCAGACATCAGATCCTGATACGTCCGCAGGTTGCAGGATCCGTCGATTTCGATCAGATAGCGGTAGCCTTTTTGCTGTTTGAGATCGCGCAACTGGGCAATTTTCCCCAGCATTTCCGGGATGAACGGCTGCCCGGCGTAGCCCGGATCGACAGTCATGACGGTAATTTTATCCAGCAGATGAATATAGTGCTGGATGTATTCCACCGGCGTCGCAGGGTTAAGTACCACGCCGACCTTTTTGCCCAGAGAACGGATCTGGTTGATGATGCGGAACGCGTCGCGGTTGATGGTTTCGGCGTGCGGGCAGATGAAATCGGCACCGGCTCTGGCTATCGGTTCGATAAAGTCGGACGGATTTTCCACCATCATATGCACGTCCAGAATCAGCGGCGTATGCGGGCGGATCTGTTCGATAAAGAACGGCGACAGCGTGATGTTTTTGACGTAATGGCCGTCCATGATGTCGATGTGCAGCATGTCAGCGCGGCGGTTCAGCACCTCCAGTTGCTGTTTGATGTCTATCAGGCTCATGCACATCAGCGACGGAGAAATTTTGTATTCCATGATGTTTTCCTAAGGTCAGAGGCTATGAAAATAAGCTTTAAAAATAAGGATTAAGGTTGTGCAGCCCGCGCTTTCGCGGCGCTCATGCGTCCTGCGCGTTTTTGCAGGAAACGGGCACGGAAGAATTTCAGCGCCAGCACCACAATCAGTACCGCGCCCCACATCGCCAGGCTGAAATGCGGGCTGACGTTCATCAGGTTCAGGCCGGTGGAAATCACCTGGAGGACAATCAGCGAGAGCACCACGCCCGCCACTTTGCCGAATCCGCCGTTCGGGTCGGTGCCGCCTAAAATGATCGCCAGCACGGTCAGCAGCAGGTAAGAATCGCCGTAGCCCATACGCGCCGAGTTGAAGCGCGCCATCATCACCAGTCCGGCAATCACGCATAACATGCTGGAAATCACATAGATGGCGATGAGCACGCGGTGCGTGTTGACGCCGCTGAAATGGGTGGCGTTGATGTTGCTGCCGCTCATGTAGATGTATTTGCCCAGGCGCGTGCGTTCGAGGAATACTGCGATGAGCACCGCCGTCAGCAGGAAGATAATCAGCGGAACCGGTACGCCGAGCAGCGTTTCCGCGCCGATAAAGCGCACGATGTCAGGCATACCGCTGATGGCCGCGCCGCGTGAAAGATAGATACCGACGCCGTTCACCATCGTCATGGTGGCGAGCGTGACCAGAATCGGATGCGCGCCGACGTAGGCCACCAGCGCACCGGTCAGCATGCCGATGACCAGCGCCAAAATCATTGCGCCGACCAGCGCCACCGTCAGCCAGACCGCCTGCATCGCCATGCTGGCATCGGGCGGCAGCCAGGTCAGAAACACCCACGCCATCAGCAGGCTGGTCAGGTTAGCGGTGGCGATAATGCACAGGTTCAGGCCGCCGCTGAGGATCGGGATAAACATCGCCAGCGTCAGCAAACCGAGTTCCGGCAGCTGAAACGCGACACTCATAAAGGTGGCGTCACTGAAAAATCGCCCCGGCATCGCCAGGCTGAAACCGATAATGACCACCAGCAGCAACAGCGATAATCCCAGTGTGGTGCTGTCTATTTTCAGGGAAGCTATTTTCAGGGAAGCCATTTTCAGCCGTGGCCGGGCTTTAAGATTCACATTTCTGCTTTTCGCGAACATAGCGGTTTTCCTCAGGCGAAGCCGACTTCGGTTTCTTTGCGTTTCTTGTAATGGGTGACGGTGATGGCCGCGACAATCACCACGCCGATGACGATATTCATGAAGTAGCTGGAGACGCCAATCAGGTTGAGGCCGTTTTTCAGCACGCCAATCAGGAACACGCCCATCAGTGTGCCGACCACGCTGCCTTTGCCGCCGTTAAGGCTGGCGCCGCCGAGCACCGCAGCAGCCAGAACATCCAGCTCGCCGCCGACCAGCGCATTCGGCACCACTTCGCCGACGCGGTAGACCTGAACCAGCCCGCCAATCGCCGCCATTGCGCCGAGATAGCCGTAGGCAAACAGGTGCAGCAGACCAACGCGGATGCCAATGCGGCGTGCGGATTCCTGATCACCGCCGACCGCAAACAGCTGACGGCCCAGATGCGTTTTGTTGAGTAAAATCCAGCTCAGCGCTGCCACCGCCAGCATCACGACAACCGGCAGGCCAATCTGATAATGCTGCTCGCCGACGCTGAACGGCAGGACGCGGATCGGCGTGGTCAGCCAGTCCGGCAGGTCGTAGAGGCTGGTGCCGTTGGTCAGCCACATCAACATGCCGAACAGCAGCGACTGCATGCTGATGGTGACGATGATCGAGACGATACGCAGACAGTAGATCAGGATGGCGTTGATCATCCCGAGGACGGTGCCGATGGCGATCGCCAGTAAAATGCTGCCGGTCGGGCTGCTCAGGCCGTAATGAATGGCCAGCGTGGCGATGAGGTACTGCACGACGGAAGCGACCGCCGCGAAGGAAATATCAATGCCACCGGTGACTAGCACCACAAATAAGCCGAGTGCAAAAATGCCACTGACGGCGTAGCTTTCGGTCAGATCGAGCAGGTTCTGAAGCGTCAGAAACTGATTGGTGAGCAGGGAAAACGTGACGATAACCACCAGCAAAACCCAGGCTAAATAACCTTCGTTGCTGGACGGGCGTAACCGGCTGAGCTTAAGCATTGACCGCCTCCGCAAGCTGTTGCTGAGTCATCGCGCCCGGAAGATATTCGCCCTTCACCGTGCCTTCGGAGAAATGCAGCACGCGGTCGCAGTTGAAATACACTTCCGGCACTTCGTCGGAAATCAGCAGGATCGAAATGCCCCCTTCCGCCAGCTGATGCACCAGCTGATAAATACTGGCTTTCGCGCCGACGTCCACGCCGACGGTGGGTGAATCGAGGATCAGGATTTTCGGCTGCGTCAGCACCCATTTTGCCAGCACGATTTTTTGCTGATTGCCGCCGGACAGCGTGGAAATCGCCTGATCCGGGTTCTCGACTTTGACGCCGAGTTTTTCGATCCACTGCTGGATGATCTTGTTTTTGCGGTATTCGTCGATCAGATGAAAACGGCTTCGCAGCTGATCCATGATCGCCAGCACAGTGTTGTCGCCGACCGATTGCTGCTGGATCAGTCCCAGCGTCAGCCTGTCTTCCGAGACATAACCGATGCCGGATTTGATCGCATCTTCGTGGCTGCGAAAACGTACCGGTTTGCTGTCGAGGTAGATTTTGCCGCTGTCCGGTTTGGTCATACCGAACAAGCTGAGTGCCAGTTCGGTGCGCCCGGAACCAAGCAGGCCGCACAGGCCAAGCACTTCGCCAGCGTGCAGCTTGAAACTGACGTCGTGGTACTGGCCTTCGCGTGTGAGTTTGTCGGCTTCCAGCATGATGCGTTCGTCATTCATGTTGGCGGCTTTCAGGCGGTAATCGAGTTTGAGGCCGGTCATCAGCTCGGTCAGGCGTTCGCTGCTGACTTCCGAGGCCGGGAAGGTGCCGACTTTTTTGCCGTCACGGATGACCGTCACGCTGTCGGAAATCTCCAGCACTTCATCGAGACGATGGCTGACGAACACCACGCTGATGCCTTTGTTTTTCAGGTAATGCACGGTGCGCAGCAGCTGATTCACTTCGGTGCGGGTCAGCGAGGCGGTCGGTTCATCCATAATGACTAACCGCGCATCGGCGACCAGCGCGCGGCAAATTGCCACCTGCTGGCGCTGGGCAATCGGCAGCGCCGACACTTTGCTGTCGAGATCTAAGGTGTAATTAAGCTCGGTCAGGATGCGCTGCGCGGTGTTGCGCAGGCGTGACGGGCGATACCAGCCCATCAGCCCTTGCAGGTTGTGGTCGAACGCGATGTTTTCAAACACGCTCAGGTTCGGAAACAGCGACAGATCCTGATAGATCACCTGAACGCCAAACTGCCGCGCCTGATCCGGGCTGAGTTTGCTGAACGTCTGAAGCCCTTGCGTGGCAGAACCCAGCGTGATCCGGCAACCGTTGTCCGGCTGATAAACCCCCGAGATCACTTTGATCAACGTACTTTTACCGCAGCCGTTGGTGCCCGCCAGGCAGTGAACTTCCCCCGGCATCAGCCGCAGGGAAATGTCGTTAAGCGCGCGCTGTCCGCCAAAGGTCACCGACAGATTCTGTACATCAATCAGCGGCGTGTTGTCTGTTTGAATGATCTCGGAGATTGCCATGATTACAGCCCCATTTTGACCAGTTTCGGCAGGTTCGCTTTATCCAGACTTTCGGTTTCGTTGCCCAGAATGGTGCGCGTGGCTTCATCGACTTTCACTTTGCCCATGCCTTCGATGGTCATGCCGTCAGTGATTTTTTCGCCTTTTTCCAGCTTCTCGGCGATGCGTACGAAGACTTCACCGGCCACCATCGGGTTCCAGATAAAGCCGCCTTTGATGGCACCGGCTTTCACCAGACTTGCGCCCTGACCCGGACTGAATGGCCCGAAGACGCAGATATCATCGGTTTTGCCGCGGTTAAGCACCGCGCGGCCTGCGCCGATCGGGCCTTGTGAACCGATCGCCAGAATGCCTTTCAGGTTGGCATCTTTGGACATCAGGTCGTTGGTGGTACGGATGCTGTCATCAAGTGATTCGCCGACACCGAATTTGTCGCCGACCAGATGCATGTTCGGGTAATGTTCTTTCTGATAATTGATGGCCGCGTCGGCCCATTTCTGATGCAGAGGCACGGTCAGGCTGCCGACGAACACCGCGTAATCGCCTTTTTCTTTCATACATTGTGCGAGGGCGACCATGTGGGTAATGCCGTGCTGCGTGGCGTCGACCATTTCAAAATCCCAGTCGGCGTATTTCTGATCCGGCGATTCATGCACGATGACTTTGATCCCGGCGTCGTGTGCGCGTTTCAGCACCGGCTCCAGCACGCGGGCATCGTTGGGCACCACGCCGATCACATCCACTTTCTGGGCGATCAGATCTTCAATCGCACGCACCTGCAAGGCCGGATCGGCGCTGGTCGGGCCGACCTGCCATGCGTCGATCCCGCGTTTCGCCGCTTCGCTTTTGATCCCGGCTTCCATCGCGTTGAACCAGGCGTTACCGCCGACTTTCACCACCACGCCCATGCGAATTTTGTCAGCGGCGTGTGCTGACAGGGACAACATGGCTGTGGCGAACAGGCAGGCAAGAACGGATTTCTTGATCATGTTTACTCTCCTGGGAGGTCAGTTATTTACCGCAGCAAACGGGCCGTTGCGGTTGTTTTTAGTTTTTTTCTGTAGGGGTGACGGAGAAACTTCAATCACGTTAACGTTGCTCCAGGCCAGTTCCTGGCGGAATTCCTCATCCTCGAGATGGTCTGTTATCAGTGTGTCGATTTCCCGGTAGTGGCAGATCCGCGCAAAAGAGCGGCGGCCGAATTTGCTGGCGTCAGCCAGCAAAATTTTGTGCTCGGAGGAAAGCAGCATTTGCTGTTTCAGCCGCGCGTGATGCTCGTTGCTTTCACGGATCCCGCCTTCGTGGCTGATGCCGTGGCACGAGAAAAACAGTTTGTTGATGACGAACTCTTTCAGCATTTGCTCGGCCAGCACGCCGACGAAATCTTCGTATTTCGCCGAATATTCACCGCCTAAACCGATGGTGCGCACATTGGCTTTCACCGACAGCGTCTGGATGATCTGCACCGAGTTGGTCAGCACCACCAGCTGAATATCGGGCAACTGGCGCGCCAGATACCAGCTTGTCGAACTGCTGTCGAGCAGCAGACAATCCCCCGGATTAATCAGTTGCAGCGCGCGTTTGGCGATGCGCATTTTGCTGTCCGGTGACTGATTGCTGCGGTCACGAAACGATTCGCCCTGTTCAATCTGCGACGGCACATAGGTCTTTTCGCCCGCCGAATGTTCCGTAAAGACCGCGCCGCCGTGGCTGCGTAACAGCACGCCACGCTTTTCCAGCAGCGCCAGATCCCGCCGCGCCGTTTCCAGCGAGATACGGCATAACTGCGCGACTTCCTGCACCAGAATGCGTCCGCGCTGGGTGAGAATTTCGGTAATAAAACGATGTCGCTCTACAGGCAGCATGGGGTGTTTCCTCTTTCCCGATGTCAAACAGGATACGCAGCCCGTTGGTTGTGGAATGCGCAGTGCCTCAAACGCGGCTGTGTGCATTTTTCGCCACCGCCGTCATGTGATAGTTGTCACGAAAAGGTGAGAAAAGATGAAATGTTAAAGTTTGGATCTGTGGCGGGAACGGCATTAAATCGTCATTTGCGTTGCAACAAGACAGCAACAGTTTTGCAAACGGTCACAATTCCTCGTGGTTTCCAATGACCGGTTATGACCGTTTGTGTGGAGTTGACCGTTTGGACATAAAAAAAGCGCCCTCAGGCGCTTGTGCATTCGAAGAAATTTTTATCTGCCACCCGCCAGATCGAGAAAGCTGCCGGTGACGTAGGAGGAGGAATCGGAGAGCAACCAGTAAATCGCCTGCGCGACTTCTTCCGGCTGGCCGCCGCGCTGCATCGGCAAATTGGCCTTCACGCGGTCAACGCGTCCCGGCTCACCGCCGCTGGCGTGCATTTCGGTATAAATCAGACCGGGCCGTACGCAGTTAACGCGAATACCGTAGGCCGCCACTTCCAGCGCCAGACCGGTGGTCAGGGTATCCACCGCACCTTTTGAGGCGGCGTAATCGACATATTCGCCCGGCGCACCCAGACGGGCAGCCGCCGAGGAGACATTCACAATCGTCCCGCCCTTTCCGCCGTGCCGGTGCGACATGATTTTCACCGCCTCGCGGCAGCACAGAAAATAGCCCGTCAAGTTGGTGGACAGCACTTTATTAATCCGCTCTGCCGAGAGGTTTTCAATCGTCGTCTGCTGGAACAGAATTCCGGCATTATTCACCAGCGCGGTGATTGTCCCGAGTTCTTCGCCCAGGCGTTTAAACATCGCGACCACCTGAGTTTCGTCGGCAATATCAGCCTGAAGGGCGATGGCTTTGCCACCGGCCTGTTGAATTTCATCAACGACGGATTGCGCGGCGGTTTTGTTATTCAGATAGTTGACACCGACGGCGTAACCTTGCTGCGCGAGGAGGATCGCGGTTGCACGGCCGATACCGCGGCTACCGCCGGTAACTAACGCAACGCTGTTCATAGAGGGAGCTCCTTTTGGAAAGTGCCGGAGATTTGGGAGGGATGTGACGTTGATTTGCTCCTCCCCCTGCGAAGGGGGAGGTTGGGAGGGGGTTAGCAGAAAAAACAATAATTTGGGGAAACTTCTATCTATGAATTTTGATGTAATACCCCACCCCAACCCTCCCCTTCGCAGGGGAGGGAGCCGTTCGAAGCCGGTTCAGGCCTTACTCGTAATCACTCATCGGCACACATGAACAGAACAAGTTCCTGTCGCCGTAAACGTCATCGAGACGCTTCACCGTCGGCCAGTATTTATTCTCATCACCTGCCGGGAACACAGCCACTTCGCGGGTATACGGGTGGTTCCACTCGTTCACCAGCTCATTTTGTACGTGCGGTGCGTTCACCAGCGGGTTATCGGCCAGCGGCCATTCGCCTTTCGCTACGCGGTCGATTTCACCGCGGATGGCCAGCAGCGCATCGATAAAGCGATCCAGCTCCACTTTGCTTTCGGATTCGGTCGGTTCAACCATCAGCGTACCCGCAACCGGGAATGACATGGTTGGCGCGTGGAAACCGTAGTCGATCAGACGCTTGGCGATGTCCATTTCGCTGATACCCACGGTCTCTTTCAGCGGACGGATATCCAGAATACATTCGTGCGCCACGCGGCCATCGCGGCCGGTGTAGAGCACCGGATACGCGTCTTTCAGACGGGTAGCAATGTAGTTCGCATTCAGGATCGCGACCTGGCTGGCTTGCTTCAAACCTTCCGCGCCCATCATGCGGATGTACATCCAACTGATGGGCAGGATAGACGCGCTGCCAAACGGTGCCGCAGAAACTGCGCCGTTTTGCGTCAGCACGCCGTCAATCTGCACGACGCTGTGGCCCGGAACAAACGGTGCCAGATGCGCTTTCACGCCGATCGGGCC from Rahnella sikkimica encodes the following:
- a CDS encoding Hcp family type VI secretion system effector, with protein sequence MAIPAYLWLKDDGGALIKGAVDVKDREYSIEVKGFHHNVMIPTDSATGKVTGTRMHSSMLVVKDFDSSSPYLYKAVATGQNLESAEIRWYQINDAGQEVEYFNMMLEKVRIVSISPTMGASDNPNDNHMESVELRYEKITWKHNDGNIIFSDAWNDRQTA
- the rbsK gene encoding ribokinase — translated: MKKGKVCVFGSFNLDIVAGMARFPKPGESLIARNSMMGAGGKGANQAVAALRAGARVHYIGKVGRDDFGMFARRHLDNAGFDAVTLFSTSECPTGNALIYVAGADAENMIAVDPGANLTVTDEEVEQCRPAVAAADILLTQLENNLPAIEKLINIARENGTYIILNPAPFQPVSDHLLAQVDLLTPNATECTLLTGIEVHDIPSAQLAAHALHAKGIQALIVTLGTQGALLSVNGETQIIAACPATPVDTTGAGDAFNGALASQLAAGSTLSEAAQFASAYASVCVERAGAAASMPTYEEARERMGVGVV
- the alsK gene encoding allose kinase, translating into MPHFLGVDVGGTNTRLMLMDSQQNFRGYHKTPTQSWAGQSDPLSGLETLIRGYLDAQDPHHQVAQVMLGLPGILSRDRQTVLSLPFISALDNQPVAEQLAQRLHLPVTMDKDVNHLMWWDLLQHDTLPDVAVGLYLGTGLGNSLWINGDFYHGAHGGAGELGHIPLAGNPLLCPCGKTGCVETLTSGNWLTGWARQHAPQTPFAELFVRHAEHVDLTEFVARLARTVASEMNILDPKYLVLGGGVLAMESFPLAQLEQQLRSHLRSPYPANGLKIHFSAVTDETGCRGACLAAQRVFQSQSRPFSFRREA
- the alsE gene encoding D-allulose 6-phosphate 3-epimerase translates to MEYKISPSLMCMSLIDIKQQLEVLNRRADMLHIDIMDGHYVKNITLSPFFIEQIRPHTPLILDVHMMVENPSDFIEPIARAGADFICPHAETINRDAFRIINQIRSLGKKVGVVLNPATPVEYIQHYIHLLDKITVMTVDPGYAGQPFIPEMLGKIAQLRDLKQQKGYRYLIEIDGSCNLRTYQDLMSAGAEVLIVGSSGLFTLDSDLDIAWDKMLDQMRQARHAA
- a CDS encoding ABC transporter permease — its product is MASLKIASLKIDSTTLGLSLLLLVVIIGFSLAMPGRFFSDATFMSVAFQLPELGLLTLAMFIPILSGGLNLCIIATANLTSLLMAWVFLTWLPPDASMAMQAVWLTVALVGAMILALVIGMLTGALVAYVGAHPILVTLATMTMVNGVGIYLSRGAAISGMPDIVRFIGAETLLGVPVPLIIFLLTAVLIAVFLERTRLGKYIYMSGSNINATHFSGVNTHRVLIAIYVISSMLCVIAGLVMMARFNSARMGYGDSYLLLTVLAIILGGTDPNGGFGKVAGVVLSLIVLQVISTGLNLMNVSPHFSLAMWGAVLIVVLALKFFRARFLQKRAGRMSAAKARAAQP
- a CDS encoding ABC transporter permease; this translates as MLKLSRLRPSSNEGYLAWVLLVVIVTFSLLTNQFLTLQNLLDLTESYAVSGIFALGLFVVLVTGGIDISFAAVASVVQYLIATLAIHYGLSSPTGSILLAIAIGTVLGMINAILIYCLRIVSIIVTISMQSLLFGMLMWLTNGTSLYDLPDWLTTPIRVLPFSVGEQHYQIGLPVVVMLAVAALSWILLNKTHLGRQLFAVGGDQESARRIGIRVGLLHLFAYGYLGAMAAIGGLVQVYRVGEVVPNALVGGELDVLAAAVLGGASLNGGKGSVVGTLMGVFLIGVLKNGLNLIGVSSYFMNIVIGVVIVAAITVTHYKKRKETEVGFA
- a CDS encoding sugar ABC transporter ATP-binding protein; the protein is MAISEIIQTDNTPLIDVQNLSVTFGGQRALNDISLRLMPGEVHCLAGTNGCGKSTLIKVISGVYQPDNGCRITLGSATQGLQTFSKLSPDQARQFGVQVIYQDLSLFPNLSVFENIAFDHNLQGLMGWYRPSRLRNTAQRILTELNYTLDLDSKVSALPIAQRQQVAICRALVADARLVIMDEPTASLTRTEVNQLLRTVHYLKNKGISVVFVSHRLDEVLEISDSVTVIRDGKKVGTFPASEVSSERLTELMTGLKLDYRLKAANMNDERIMLEADKLTREGQYHDVSFKLHAGEVLGLCGLLGSGRTELALSLFGMTKPDSGKIYLDSKPVRFRSHEDAIKSGIGYVSEDRLTLGLIQQQSVGDNTVLAIMDQLRSRFHLIDEYRKNKIIQQWIEKLGVKVENPDQAISTLSGGNQQKIVLAKWVLTQPKILILDSPTVGVDVGAKASIYQLVHQLAEGGISILLISDEVPEVYFNCDRVLHFSEGTVKGEYLPGAMTQQQLAEAVNA
- a CDS encoding substrate-binding domain-containing protein gives rise to the protein MIKKSVLACLFATAMLSLSAHAADKIRMGVVVKVGGNAWFNAMEAGIKSEAAKRGIDAWQVGPTSADPALQVRAIEDLIAQKVDVIGVVPNDARVLEPVLKRAHDAGIKVIVHESPDQKYADWDFEMVDATQHGITHMVALAQCMKEKGDYAVFVGSLTVPLHQKWADAAINYQKEHYPNMHLVGDKFGVGESLDDSIRTTNDLMSKDANLKGILAIGSQGPIGAGRAVLNRGKTDDICVFGPFSPGQGASLVKAGAIKGGFIWNPMVAGEVFVRIAEKLEKGEKITDGMTIEGMGKVKVDEATRTILGNETESLDKANLPKLVKMGL
- a CDS encoding DeoR/GlpR family DNA-binding transcription regulator — its product is MLPVERHRFITEILTQRGRILVQEVAQLCRISLETARRDLALLEKRGVLLRSHGGAVFTEHSAGEKTYVPSQIEQGESFRDRSNQSPDSKMRIAKRALQLINPGDCLLLDSSSTSWYLARQLPDIQLVVLTNSVQIIQTLSVKANVRTIGLGGEYSAKYEDFVGVLAEQMLKEFVINKLFFSCHGISHEGGIRESNEHHARLKQQMLLSSEHKILLADASKFGRRSFARICHYREIDTLITDHLEDEEFRQELAWSNVNVIEVSPSPLQKKTKNNRNGPFAAVNN
- a CDS encoding SDR family oxidoreductase codes for the protein MNSVALVTGGSRGIGRATAILLAQQGYAVGVNYLNNKTAAQSVVDEIQQAGGKAIALQADIADETQVVAMFKRLGEELGTITALVNNAGILFQQTTIENLSAERINKVLSTNLTGYFLCCREAVKIMSHRHGGKGGTIVNVSSAAARLGAPGEYVDYAASKGAVDTLTTGLALEVAAYGIRVNCVRPGLIYTEMHASGGEPGRVDRVKANLPMQRGGQPEEVAQAIYWLLSDSSSYVTGSFLDLAGGR